Proteins from a single region of Congzhengia minquanensis:
- a CDS encoding CapA family protein has translation MERNSARAELKRQNTIKRIVLACSVVIVVVLAGIGTTKLTHHFDNGSAQVSQTVKTNKKKQQTNELSLVMVGDNLIHMPLISDAQEENGSLNFGGLYAEMASYFQAADLSVIVQETILGGKSLGYSGYPLFNSPQEVGDAVANAGFDIVLSATNHALDKGEKGIVNTLEFWKKHPGVTVLGLNQSQEDYDAVKYIEKNGIKLAVLNYTDSTNGISPPKSKEYLVNKVNRDKIEKDLHTAEENADFTVVFMHWGTEYRFSADDGQKDLAHFMTERGADLIMGSHPHVVEPAEWIETENGGKALVFYSLGNYVSRQKEAANLVGAMGKVKICSNEERGTYIDSASVMPTVTHYNANSREFRVYPLKDYTDELAEKHGVAQYDGKVSVDRFKKVFDDVFGDCTAVTVEN, from the coding sequence ATGGAAAGAAACTCTGCCCGAGCGGAATTAAAACGGCAAAACACTATTAAGCGCATTGTTTTAGCATGTTCTGTGGTTATCGTTGTGGTGCTGGCCGGAATTGGCACAACCAAGCTGACACACCATTTTGACAATGGCAGCGCCCAGGTTTCGCAAACGGTTAAAACCAACAAGAAAAAGCAGCAAACAAACGAACTTTCGTTGGTGATGGTTGGCGATAACCTCATACATATGCCGTTAATCAGCGATGCGCAGGAGGAAAACGGAAGTTTAAATTTTGGCGGTCTTTATGCAGAGATGGCGTCCTATTTTCAGGCGGCCGATCTATCGGTGATTGTGCAGGAAACAATTTTGGGCGGAAAATCGCTTGGCTACTCTGGCTATCCTTTGTTTAACTCCCCTCAGGAGGTTGGCGACGCAGTTGCAAATGCCGGATTTGACATTGTGCTTTCTGCCACGAACCACGCGTTGGACAAAGGAGAAAAAGGGATTGTAAACACGTTGGAATTTTGGAAAAAGCATCCTGGTGTTACCGTGCTTGGCTTAAACCAATCACAGGAAGATTATGACGCCGTAAAGTATATTGAGAAAAACGGCATTAAACTGGCCGTGCTGAATTACACTGACAGTACCAACGGAATATCTCCGCCGAAATCGAAAGAGTATTTAGTGAACAAAGTAAACCGTGATAAAATTGAAAAGGATTTACATACAGCCGAAGAAAATGCGGATTTTACCGTTGTGTTTATGCATTGGGGCACGGAATATAGGTTTTCCGCCGATGATGGACAAAAGGACCTGGCACACTTTATGACGGAGCGCGGGGCCGATTTGATTATGGGCTCGCACCCCCATGTGGTGGAGCCGGCGGAATGGATTGAAACCGAAAACGGCGGCAAAGCGTTGGTGTTCTATTCCTTAGGAAATTATGTGTCCCGTCAAAAAGAGGCGGCAAACCTGGTTGGCGCAATGGGAAAGGTAAAAATATGCTCCAATGAGGAACGCGGAACTTACATTGATTCTGCGTCTGTTATGCCTACCGTAACGCATTATAATGCAAACTCAAGGGAGTTTCGTGTATATCCGTTGAAAGATTATACCGACGAACTGGCCGAAAAACACGGTGTGGCACAATACGACGGCAAAGTGAGCGTTGACAGATTTAAAAAGGTCTTTGATGATGTGTTTGGCGACTGCACCGCTGTTACGGTCGAAAATTAA
- the lonB gene encoding ATP-dependent protease LonB, whose protein sequence is MLNVIMTAVQLWLLCVMGIYFYTMLKSQKSTKSSIHRDANGELEKLRRMQKTSLTEPLSEKTRPSSLEEIVGQEDGLKALKAALCGKNPQHVIIYGPPGVGKTAAARTVLKEAVANSVSPFGSHAQFVEMDATTMRFDERGIADPLMGSVHDPIYQGAGAYGPAGIPQPKAGAVTKAHGGILFIDEIGELHPVQMNKLLKVLEDRKVYFESAYYAKNNREIPMYIHEIFQKGMPADFRLVAATTSSPEEIPPALRSRCTEIYFRPLTKKEIMKISENAAIKGGFSISREAVSRLSEYADNGRDAVNIVQTAGSCASLENRTRITLEDVEWVAESTRCTPRAEIKVTKDELIGRVNGLAVYGANMGTVMTIEAEANPCEPSKGAIKITGVVESETIERRGQSLKRESTVKASIENAITVLAEKLHTNTKDYNIHLNFPGGMPVDGPSAGTAILVSLFSAIHHIPVRNDIAFTGEISIFGNVMPVGGVAEKVAAAKEAGAQRVYIPQDNDRSFLHAQGIAVIPVKNIDEIMAAVFKDSLDTAENNHYAVTGEQVLTAESVSGNNVLS, encoded by the coding sequence ATGCTAAATGTTATTATGACAGCTGTGCAGCTTTGGCTTTTATGCGTTATGGGAATTTATTTTTATACCATGCTGAAATCGCAGAAAAGCACAAAGAGCAGTATTCATAGAGATGCAAACGGCGAGCTTGAAAAGCTGCGCAGAATGCAAAAAACATCATTAACCGAACCGTTGTCTGAAAAAACACGCCCCTCCTCGCTGGAGGAAATTGTGGGTCAGGAAGACGGTTTAAAGGCTTTAAAAGCGGCGCTGTGCGGAAAAAATCCTCAGCACGTCATTATTTATGGACCGCCGGGAGTGGGGAAGACCGCCGCGGCAAGAACGGTGCTGAAAGAAGCGGTTGCCAATTCAGTGTCTCCCTTTGGAAGCCATGCACAATTTGTGGAAATGGACGCCACCACCATGCGGTTTGACGAACGGGGCATTGCAGACCCTTTAATGGGCTCTGTGCACGACCCAATTTATCAGGGTGCCGGGGCATATGGGCCTGCGGGAATTCCTCAGCCCAAAGCCGGTGCAGTTACAAAAGCGCACGGCGGCATTTTGTTTATCGACGAAATTGGTGAACTGCATCCCGTGCAGATGAACAAGCTTTTAAAGGTTTTAGAAGACAGAAAGGTTTATTTCGAGTCAGCTTACTATGCAAAGAATAATCGTGAGATTCCAATGTATATTCACGAAATTTTTCAAAAGGGAATGCCTGCCGACTTTAGGCTGGTAGCTGCAACCACCAGCTCTCCGGAAGAAATTCCTCCTGCGCTGCGCTCCAGATGCACAGAAATTTATTTTAGACCGCTGACAAAAAAAGAAATCATGAAAATCAGCGAGAATGCAGCAATAAAAGGCGGGTTTTCAATCAGCCGCGAAGCGGTTAGCCGGCTTTCCGAATATGCCGACAACGGCCGCGACGCAGTGAACATTGTTCAGACGGCCGGCTCCTGTGCTTCTCTTGAAAACAGGACAAGAATCACTTTAGAGGACGTAGAATGGGTGGCAGAGTCCACAAGATGCACACCGAGGGCAGAAATTAAGGTGACAAAAGACGAACTGATTGGGCGCGTTAACGGCCTGGCGGTGTATGGAGCCAACATGGGAACTGTGATGACCATTGAGGCCGAGGCAAATCCCTGTGAGCCCAGCAAGGGCGCCATTAAAATAACGGGCGTGGTGGAGAGTGAAACCATCGAGAGAAGGGGACAGTCTTTAAAACGGGAAAGCACCGTGAAAGCTTCCATTGAAAATGCAATTACCGTTTTGGCTGAAAAGCTGCACACGAACACAAAGGATTACAACATTCATCTGAATTTTCCCGGTGGTATGCCAGTAGACGGTCCTTCCGCCGGAACGGCAATCCTTGTTTCACTGTTTTCGGCAATTCACCATATTCCAGTGCGGAACGACATTGCTTTTACAGGTGAAATTTCAATATTTGGCAATGTAATGCCGGTTGGCGGTGTTGCGGAAAAGGTCGCCGCGGCGAAAGAGGCAGGTGCGCAACGGGTTTATATTCCGCAGGATAACGACAGAAGCTTTCTACACGCCCAGGGTATTGCGGTGATACCTGTTAAAAACATTGACGAAATTATGGCAGCGGTATTTAAAGACAGTCTTGACACAGCGGAGAATAACCACTATGCCGTAACTGGTGAACAGGTCTTAACTGCTGAGAGCGTTTCGGGCAATAACGTTTTAAGTTAA
- a CDS encoding metallophosphoesterase family protein: protein MKKFLTALLTVAMLFGTLLPVTFAADSWVENPDISGADLKFGMIGDSHVTSDSSILSWFQESLTAQKTIGGGTLDALALTGDVIYQNKSDEVITDRYDSVMTSLDNAGYGSDEGEVPFVFAMGNHEFPQNGSLSAEKVQESKDLFVTKTGQSLNYQTTIKGYHFIAAAPENYNLAYSSETETWLKEKIDAAISEDSKKPVFVLLHGPIQGTVFNNHIKSYSDEFLAYLKTKPQVVNLTAHWHVPAQLPQTIWQDGFTVFQTPLTGGGYLEELNCTSTGNISSVHQSSMIAVKDNVVKIYKLDLVTKELIGEPWVIDIPSIVSDMTDEDSTNDTEHYLYSADKRQNSAVPEFPAGAEITATPVGNGITVTYPNNATNLESGSQQDGFVRAYKVEVTNESGSVLSSQTYQADFYLPESSRATSCTRTIGGLGYGATFNVNVYPMSPLGVFGTPLSATCTTEDNSIPANAIRYEFEDYYPITSIIKTSTLASNGKLVSSSQGGTVSTGHVARTIDASCTFEINLPVGGEYNLEYTLGDQCSNDYVSVVTLLIDNETIGKNDSSYAEDISAGKSYPWQYIPMRIYRKSVTLSKGTHTVKLQVDAPIATSQPNLFCADYLQFTPKTASISQNKVTTLEFEDYADDFVDVTPNVKTGTSQTSGSGYIHFDTAIRTEPVTLDIPVSVDAEGSYNFKYVASGNSFSVTELYLDDAETPFWTKEGNNGVALESEKIDNKWTYFDQTWHQAYQYDFSATLPSGEHTIHLKLLTRPAENSQRDVCICMDYLKIIPPEMLAIKKDAATRIEFEDYQKNFSILQNDGSTHTPNISSTTRCSNGKYLGIDSTDNLAANDYETFIIPITVEQADNYDIEYVINDNFSSYDIFLNSINGLCLSNNVTTYADTEKDSDGKYTYFNSKWAPATFHNGTVFLPAGDHNLIFRIEKRSSSADYALYLDYLEFSPADSFAITDGTATAKATMAEAVTGKAILALYNDKELVSTGFTDVADAAVVTAYASVPASATITHAKLFVWSDLENCIPQTAAKSFTVK, encoded by the coding sequence ATGAAAAAATTTTTAACCGCGTTACTCACGGTGGCAATGCTTTTTGGAACGCTGCTGCCGGTAACGTTTGCCGCTGACAGTTGGGTGGAAAACCCAGACATTAGCGGTGCAGATTTGAAGTTCGGCATGATAGGCGACTCACATGTAACATCAGACAGTTCAATTTTAAGCTGGTTTCAAGAATCGCTCACTGCCCAGAAAACCATTGGCGGCGGAACGCTGGACGCTCTTGCATTAACTGGCGACGTGATTTATCAGAATAAATCTGATGAAGTTATTACGGACCGTTACGATTCCGTTATGACGTCGTTAGACAATGCCGGATACGGCTCAGACGAGGGAGAAGTTCCTTTTGTATTTGCAATGGGAAATCATGAATTTCCGCAGAACGGCAGTTTATCTGCAGAAAAGGTTCAGGAGTCAAAAGACTTGTTTGTAACAAAAACAGGTCAATCATTGAACTATCAAACCACAATTAAAGGCTATCATTTCATTGCTGCCGCGCCGGAAAATTATAACCTTGCTTACAGCAGTGAAACTGAAACCTGGCTGAAGGAGAAAATTGACGCTGCCATTTCAGAAGACAGCAAGAAACCAGTGTTTGTGCTTCTGCACGGTCCGATTCAGGGAACCGTTTTCAACAATCACATCAAAAGCTATTCAGATGAGTTCTTAGCATATTTAAAAACAAAACCACAGGTTGTGAACTTAACTGCCCACTGGCACGTTCCGGCTCAGCTGCCGCAGACCATTTGGCAGGATGGCTTCACAGTCTTTCAAACCCCGCTTACAGGCGGCGGCTATTTAGAAGAATTAAACTGTACGTCAACCGGAAACATCAGCAGCGTACACCAGTCCTCGATGATTGCCGTGAAAGACAATGTGGTTAAAATTTATAAGCTTGACTTAGTTACAAAAGAGCTTATCGGCGAACCCTGGGTTATTGATATTCCGTCGATCGTGTCGGATATGACAGACGAAGACTCAACCAATGACACAGAGCATTACCTTTATTCTGCTGACAAGCGTCAAAACTCCGCGGTACCCGAATTTCCTGCCGGTGCTGAAATCACTGCTACGCCTGTTGGGAATGGCATTACCGTTACCTACCCAAACAATGCAACAAATTTGGAGTCAGGCAGTCAACAGGACGGATTTGTGAGAGCTTACAAGGTAGAAGTCACAAATGAAAGCGGTTCGGTTCTTTCCTCTCAAACATATCAGGCAGATTTTTACTTGCCGGAGAGCAGCAGGGCAACGAGTTGCACAAGAACCATCGGCGGACTGGGTTACGGAGCAACTTTCAATGTTAACGTTTATCCCATGAGCCCGCTGGGAGTTTTTGGCACTCCTCTTTCAGCTACCTGTACCACTGAGGATAATTCAATTCCTGCAAATGCAATTAGATATGAGTTTGAGGATTATTACCCCATAACGAGTATTATAAAAACCAGCACTCTTGCAAGTAACGGAAAATTAGTATCATCTAGTCAGGGAGGTACCGTTAGTACTGGTCACGTTGCAAGAACTATAGACGCATCGTGTACCTTTGAAATTAATCTACCTGTAGGCGGAGAATATAACTTGGAATATACCCTCGGCGACCAATGCAGCAATGATTATGTCAGCGTCGTTACGCTGCTCATTGACAATGAAACAATCGGTAAAAACGACAGTTCCTATGCTGAAGACATTTCTGCTGGTAAATCGTATCCGTGGCAATATATTCCGATGCGAATTTACCGGAAAAGTGTTACGTTAAGCAAGGGAACACACACGGTGAAACTTCAGGTAGACGCACCTATTGCTACCTCACAGCCTAATCTGTTCTGCGCAGACTACTTGCAGTTCACCCCAAAAACGGCCTCAATTTCTCAGAACAAAGTGACCACGCTTGAATTTGAAGACTATGCAGACGATTTTGTAGACGTAACACCCAACGTAAAAACAGGAACCAGCCAAACAAGCGGCAGCGGATATATTCACTTTGATACGGCGATCAGAACAGAACCCGTTACGCTTGACATCCCGGTTTCTGTAGACGCGGAAGGTAGTTATAACTTTAAATATGTTGCATCTGGTAATAGTTTTAGCGTCACAGAGTTATATTTAGATGATGCTGAAACACCGTTTTGGACGAAAGAGGGCAATAATGGTGTCGCTTTGGAATCCGAAAAGATTGACAACAAATGGACATACTTCGACCAAACATGGCACCAGGCTTATCAGTATGATTTTTCAGCCACTCTGCCCTCCGGCGAACACACCATTCATTTAAAACTGCTGACAAGGCCGGCTGAGAACAGTCAACGAGACGTCTGCATTTGCATGGATTATCTTAAAATTATCCCGCCCGAAATGCTTGCCATCAAAAAAGATGCCGCAACCAGGATTGAATTTGAGGATTACCAAAAGAATTTTTCCATTCTTCAGAACGATGGCTCAACTCATACGCCGAATATTTCATCTACTACACGCTGCAGCAACGGGAAGTATTTGGGGATTGATAGCACTGATAACCTTGCGGCGAATGACTACGAAACTTTTATAATTCCGATTACCGTAGAGCAAGCAGACAATTATGATATAGAATATGTGATTAATGATAACTTCAGTAGCTATGATATCTTTTTAAACAGCATCAACGGCCTTTGTCTGAGCAACAATGTGACGACATATGCGGACACTGAAAAAGATAGTGACGGCAAATATACTTACTTTAATAGCAAATGGGCTCCGGCCACTTTTCATAACGGCACAGTATTTCTTCCAGCCGGAGACCACAATCTTATTTTCCGGATTGAAAAGCGCAGCTCTAGTGCCGACTATGCACTCTATTTAGACTATTTAGAGTTCAGCCCTGCTGATAGCTTTGCTATAACAGACGGCACAGCAACCGCAAAGGCAACAATGGCTGAAGCTGTAACAGGCAAGGCAATTTTAGCACTTTACAACGACAAAGAGCTTGTTTCCACTGGATTTACCGATGTAGCAGACGCAGCCGTTGTAACGGCATACGCGTCCGTGCCTGCTTCTGCAACCATTACACACGCAAAGCTGTTTGTGTGGAGCGACTTAGAAAACTGCATTCCGCAGACAGCAGCAAAATCATTTACAGTTAAGTAA
- a CDS encoding MATE family efflux transporter produces MNSSDLYAKVSPLKLFFMIAIPGAISMIASSLWGLFDGIFVGNFLGETAFAALNLAFPFVLINFSLADLIGVGSSVNISIFLGKKQNEEANNYFTCACLMIFATGIVVGAVLFFSAPLLMQLMGADDDLAAMAIQYIRVYALASPFTTMTFAVDNFLRICGKIKSSMALNIIMSVLILGLEYLCLSVLKMGISGSAAAVSGGMFICTIIALYPFVRKKLTLRFCKPHFALQMVRQVIAGGSPNFLSNVAGRLTSILMNIVLLKIGGTMAVSVYGVLVYVGDTLQQLLYGTCDGMQPAIGYNWGAKNIGRVKSLIQCCVAACAVISIGGTVLMLVFPEKIVSLFMQKNETELLKMCAYALPLYSFTFLTRWFGFAVQNFLVALEVPLPATILSVSNALIIPIVLLPVLWPLKLDGIWLNTPITSLLVSVLALIFFIRLRKKMIE; encoded by the coding sequence ATGAACAGTTCTGATTTATACGCAAAGGTTTCGCCATTAAAATTATTTTTTATGATCGCCATTCCCGGTGCAATAAGTATGATTGCTTCGTCATTGTGGGGATTATTTGATGGTATTTTTGTTGGCAATTTCTTGGGTGAAACCGCTTTTGCCGCTCTCAATTTAGCGTTTCCATTTGTGCTGATTAATTTTTCATTGGCAGACTTAATCGGTGTCGGTTCCTCGGTTAATATATCAATATTTCTTGGCAAAAAACAAAACGAGGAGGCAAACAATTATTTTACTTGCGCTTGTTTGATGATTTTTGCAACGGGAATTGTTGTAGGCGCTGTTCTGTTTTTCTCCGCACCGCTTCTTATGCAACTTATGGGGGCTGATGACGATTTGGCAGCTATGGCAATTCAATATATACGGGTATATGCACTCGCATCGCCATTTACAACAATGACTTTTGCTGTTGATAACTTTTTACGTATCTGCGGAAAAATCAAGAGCAGTATGGCGCTTAATATCATTATGTCAGTTTTGATTTTGGGATTGGAGTATCTTTGCCTTTCCGTGCTTAAAATGGGTATCAGCGGCTCTGCCGCTGCAGTTAGCGGCGGAATGTTCATCTGCACTATAATTGCACTATATCCGTTTGTGAGAAAAAAGCTGACTTTGCGTTTTTGCAAACCGCACTTTGCCTTACAAATGGTACGCCAAGTTATAGCAGGCGGCAGCCCGAATTTTTTGAGTAACGTTGCCGGACGTTTGACCTCTATCCTGATGAATATTGTTCTTCTTAAAATTGGCGGTACAATGGCAGTGAGCGTATATGGCGTTTTGGTTTATGTTGGAGATACGCTCCAACAGCTCTTATATGGAACTTGCGACGGCATGCAGCCGGCCATTGGATATAATTGGGGCGCTAAAAATATTGGAAGAGTTAAAAGCCTTATTCAATGCTGTGTTGCAGCCTGTGCGGTTATCTCTATCGGCGGAACAGTGCTTATGCTCGTTTTCCCGGAAAAGATTGTATCATTGTTTATGCAAAAAAATGAAACTGAGCTGCTTAAAATGTGCGCATATGCTTTGCCGTTATACAGTTTTACATTTTTAACAAGGTGGTTTGGGTTTGCCGTTCAGAACTTTTTGGTTGCGTTGGAAGTGCCGCTCCCCGCAACGATACTTTCCGTTTCTAATGCCCTTATTATCCCAATTGTATTGCTGCCGGTTTTGTGGCCGCTGAAATTAGATGGAATATGGCTAAACACACCGATTACATCTTTGCTTGTTTCTGTACTTGCACTGATCTTTTTTATCCGTCTGCGAAAAAAGATGATAGAATAG
- a CDS encoding DUF1385 domain-containing protein — protein sequence MSRNESKSCHITSIGGQAVIEGVMMRGPKETAIAVRKPDGEIIVEKKPINSFVQKFKINKIPIVRGVFSFFESLIVGTKALMFSAEFYDVEDEDDKKKKETMTAEELEAYNKKNDKMMTGAIFVSVAVALIFGIGVFMLLPTFLVGLLRDYAHLTNNIAATLLEGVVRIVIFVIYILLVSKMKDIHRVFQYHGAEHKTIFCYENGDDLTVENVKKQGRLHPRCGTSFLILVMIISIIVFSFVSWENPIQRVIIRLLLLPLVAGLSYELIKFAGRHSGAIVDIISAPGMWLQKITTAEPDESQIEVAIASLKSVLTGNKNDDKW from the coding sequence ATGAGCCGAAACGAATCGAAATCCTGTCACATCACCAGCATTGGCGGACAGGCTGTTATAGAAGGCGTTATGATGCGCGGCCCGAAAGAGACCGCCATTGCAGTCCGCAAGCCGGACGGAGAAATTATTGTTGAGAAAAAACCTATCAATTCATTTGTTCAGAAATTTAAAATTAATAAAATTCCCATTGTTCGCGGTGTCTTTTCTTTCTTTGAGTCACTGATTGTGGGCACGAAAGCGCTGATGTTTTCTGCTGAATTTTATGATGTGGAAGACGAGGACGATAAAAAGAAAAAAGAAACCATGACCGCTGAGGAACTGGAAGCTTATAACAAAAAAAACGACAAGATGATGACCGGAGCGATTTTCGTATCTGTAGCGGTTGCACTGATTTTCGGCATCGGCGTGTTTATGCTTCTGCCAACCTTTTTGGTGGGCCTGCTGCGGGACTATGCACATTTAACCAACAACATCGCGGCAACGCTTTTAGAGGGCGTGGTGCGCATTGTTATTTTCGTCATTTATATTTTGCTGGTTTCAAAAATGAAAGACATTCACCGTGTTTTTCAATATCACGGCGCCGAGCACAAAACCATTTTCTGTTATGAAAACGGCGATGATTTAACTGTTGAAAACGTGAAAAAGCAAGGAAGACTGCACCCGCGGTGCGGAACCAGCTTTTTAATTTTGGTTATGATTATCAGTATTATTGTGTTTTCATTTGTGTCTTGGGAAAATCCCATTCAGCGTGTAATAATCCGCTTGCTTCTGCTTCCGTTGGTAGCAGGCCTATCCTATGAACTGATTAAATTTGCCGGCAGGCACAGCGGCGCGATTGTGGATATTATCAGTGCGCCGGGAATGTGGCTGCAAAAAATCACTACCGCAGAACCGGACGAAAGCCAGATTGAAGTTGCGATTGCATCTTTAAAAAGCGTGTTAACAGGGAATAAAAATGACGATAAGTGGTAA
- the prmC gene encoding peptide chain release factor N(5)-glutamine methyltransferase, whose amino-acid sequence MTISGNGTIGESLAQATKLLLAENGFTSPRLDCEVLLGHVLHCSRIDLVLNREKRLSNEEQNTFAAMVKRRLNHEPVSYITQSKEFMSLDFFVEQGVLIPRPETEMLVEFIIKTYETADNVSILDLCTGSGAIAVSLAYYLKNARLTAVDKFDVCINAALKNAARYALSERISVIQTDILNGLHADQKHHCIVSNPPYIKNADLSSLPIDVKNFEPEYALNGGGDGLEFYRIITAFAAENLFSNGKLVFEIGFDQGGAVKKIIEENSAFHSITITKDFAGLDRMVTAVKGNEAYGKKLCPSGIKTAKHY is encoded by the coding sequence ATGACGATAAGTGGTAATGGAACCATTGGGGAGAGCTTAGCTCAGGCTACAAAATTGCTGCTTGCGGAAAATGGATTTACATCGCCGCGTTTAGACTGCGAGGTTCTGCTGGGTCACGTGCTTCACTGCTCCCGAATTGATCTGGTTTTAAATCGTGAGAAACGGTTAAGCAACGAGGAACAAAACACTTTTGCTGCCATGGTAAAGCGGCGGCTGAACCATGAGCCCGTGAGCTATATTACCCAGTCAAAGGAATTTATGTCGCTGGACTTTTTTGTTGAACAAGGTGTTCTAATTCCCCGGCCGGAAACGGAGATGTTGGTGGAATTTATCATAAAAACGTATGAAACGGCAGACAATGTTTCCATCCTTGATTTATGTACCGGAAGCGGCGCGATTGCCGTAAGTCTTGCTTATTATTTAAAAAATGCCCGGTTAACCGCGGTGGATAAATTCGACGTCTGCATCAATGCCGCATTAAAAAATGCGGCCCGCTACGCGCTGTCAGAGCGCATCTCCGTGATTCAGACAGATATTTTAAATGGGCTTCATGCTGATCAAAAACATCACTGTATTGTGTCAAACCCGCCATACATAAAAAATGCCGACCTCTCTTCCCTACCGATCGATGTCAAAAACTTTGAACCCGAATATGCCTTAAACGGCGGCGGAGACGGGCTGGAGTTTTATCGGATTATTACGGCGTTTGCGGCAGAAAACCTTTTTTCGAATGGAAAACTGGTGTTTGAAATAGGTTTTGACCAGGGCGGTGCTGTAAAAAAAATAATTGAAGAAAACAGCGCATTTCACTCTATCACCATTACAAAAGACTTTGCGGGGCTGGACAGAATGGTTACCGCAGTGAAAGGGAACGAAGCATATGGAAAGAAACTCTGCCCGAGCGGAATTAAAACGGCAAAACACTATTAA
- a CDS encoding helix-turn-helix domain-containing protein translates to MNTYEAVKNRILSLCTEKHFTIHKLATESGIAPSTIKNILYGKSQNPGIVTLKMICDGLGITLIDFFETEIFRELEQEIK, encoded by the coding sequence ATGAATACGTATGAAGCAGTGAAAAATAGAATATTGTCGTTATGTACGGAAAAGCACTTTACAATTCATAAATTAGCGACCGAATCTGGCATTGCACCATCAACAATCAAAAATATTTTATATGGTAAAAGTCAAAATCCGGGTATTGTTACGCTGAAAATGATATGTGACGGGTTGGGTATTACATTAATTGATTTTTTTGAAACAGAAATTTTCAGAGAGCTGGAACAAGAAATAAAATAA
- the lgt gene encoding prolipoprotein diacylglyceryl transferase — translation MVNAIAFPGLRLGPFMVRESFQLFGLTIHWYGVIIAAGILMAYLYCTHIAKDYGISKDNLLDILIFGLPSSVICARLYYVIFEWNSYKDNLMDIFKIWEGGIAIYGAVIGACLSTYIYCRVKKISVLKAFDIGAFGLLIGQIFGRWGNFVNAEAYGAITDLPWRMELLDLGIAVHPTFLYESLWNMGVFLIMVLRRKKMSFSGEAFLSYITLYGLGRFWIEGLRTDSLFLGPFRISQIVAVACVISGIVLIIVNKRKQKTLI, via the coding sequence GTGGTAAATGCAATTGCTTTCCCGGGGCTTCGGCTTGGGCCGTTTATGGTGAGAGAATCTTTTCAGCTGTTTGGGTTAACCATTCACTGGTATGGCGTTATCATTGCCGCCGGAATTTTGATGGCATATCTTTATTGTACGCACATTGCAAAGGACTATGGGATTTCCAAAGACAATCTTTTAGATATTTTAATTTTTGGCTTGCCGTCATCCGTCATTTGTGCGCGGCTTTATTACGTAATTTTTGAGTGGAACAGCTACAAGGATAATTTGATGGATATATTTAAAATTTGGGAAGGCGGAATTGCAATTTACGGCGCTGTGATCGGCGCCTGCCTCTCTACATATATCTATTGCCGAGTGAAAAAAATTAGTGTTTTAAAGGCCTTTGACATTGGTGCATTCGGTCTTTTAATCGGCCAGATATTTGGCCGCTGGGGCAATTTTGTAAACGCGGAGGCATACGGTGCCATTACAGACCTTCCGTGGCGCATGGAGCTTTTAGATTTAGGAATTGCGGTTCATCCCACATTTCTATATGAGTCCCTCTGGAATATGGGCGTGTTTCTTATCATGGTCTTACGACGCAAAAAGATGTCGTTCAGCGGAGAAGCGTTTTTAAGCTATATTACGCTTTACGGATTGGGGCGGTTTTGGATTGAGGGCCTCAGAACAGACAGTTTATTTTTAGGGCCTTTCCGTATTTCACAAATCGTTGCAGTCGCCTGTGTTATTTCTGGAATTGTTTTAATCATTGTAAATAAGCGAAAGCAGAAAACGCTGATATAG